DNA from Myxococcaceae bacterium JPH2:
GCGCTTGAAGGAGCAGGGCGACATCGAGCGGCGCGACATCGAGCAGACGTACTGCGAGAAGGACCGCCGCTTCCTTCCCGACCGCTTCATCAAGGGCACGTGCCCCAACTGCAAGGCCCCGGATCAGTACGGCGACGCCTGCGAGAAGTGCGGGAAGACCTACAACCCTACGGACCTGATTGATCCGCGCTGCTCGCTCTGTGGGACGCCTCCGGTGCGCCGTCACTCGGAGCACCTGTTCTTCAAGCTGTCGCGCCACGCGGACTTCCTCCAGTCGCTTTTGCGCACCCCTGGCTTCATCCACCCGGGACTCGCCGCGCAGCTCCAGGGCTTCTTCGAGAAGGGCCTGTCGGACTGGGACATCAGCCGGGACGGGCCGTACTTCGGCTTCGCCATCCCGGGCGAGACGGACAAGTACTTCTACGTCTGGCTGGATGCGCCCATCGGGTACATCGCCACGACGGAGAAGTGGGCCAAGGACACGGGCAAGGCCGCGAGCGCGCTGGACTACTGGGCGGCCGACGCCGACACGCGCATCATCCACTTCATCGGCAAGGACATCGTCTACTTCCACGCCCTGTTCTGGCCGGCCGTGCTGCGCGTGGCCAACTTCCACGTGCCCAATGAGATCAAGGTGCACGGCCACCTCACGGTGAACGGCGAGAAGATGTCCAAGAGCCGCGGCACGCTGGTGCCGGCGCGCGACTACCTGGATCAGCTCGACCCCAGCTACCTTCGCTACTTCTACGCGGCCAACCTGGGCGCAGGCGTGGAGGACCTGGACCTCAACCTGAAGGACTTCCGCAACCGGGTGAATGGCGAGCTGGTCAACAACGTAGGCAACCTGGCCAACCGCGCGCTGTCGCTCCTGGCCGGCCCGCTGGAGAAGAAGCTGGCTCCGGCGCGCGCGGAGGGCGCAGGTCGCGCGCTCGTGGAGGCCGCCCTCGCTCGAGTGCCCGAGGTCCGCGAGGCGTTCGAGAAGCTGGAGTACCGCGTCGCCATCAAGGCCATCACGGAGATTGCCTCGGCGGCCAACGCGTTCCTCCAGGCGCAGGCACCGTGGGCTCAGGTGAAGAAGGATGCCGAGGCCGCGCGCGCCGACCTGTCGGACGCGGCGGACGTGGCCTACCTGCTGGCCGCGCTGCTGGCGCCCGTGACGCCGCGCGTGTCGGAGAAGCTGTTCGCGCAGCTCAACGCGCCGCCGCTCACGTTCCAGGCGCTGGCCACCGCGAAGTACCCGCTGCTGGATCGCACCCGCGTCATCGGGACGCCGGAGCCGCTGCTGCCTCGCATGGAGGAGGAGCGCGTGAACGCCATCATCAAGGCCCCGGACGCCGCTGCGTCCGCGCCGCAGCCCCCCGCGCCTCAGTCGAAGAAGGAGAAGGAAGTGGAAGCCCCTGCCGCCGCGCCTGCTGTTGCGACCGAGTCCGCTGCCCCCGTGCCGCCGGCTGACATCGAGTTTGATGACTTCCTCAAGGTGGAGCT
Protein-coding regions in this window:
- the metG gene encoding methionine--tRNA ligase: MAQRTLVTSALPYANGPIHIGHVVEYVQTDIFVRFLRSCGKDVVYFCADDTHGTPIEINAAKKGIKPEEFVARFQDEHQRDFHDFDIRFDKFHSTNSPENRHYAELIYGRLKEQGDIERRDIEQTYCEKDRRFLPDRFIKGTCPNCKAPDQYGDACEKCGKTYNPTDLIDPRCSLCGTPPVRRHSEHLFFKLSRHADFLQSLLRTPGFIHPGLAAQLQGFFEKGLSDWDISRDGPYFGFAIPGETDKYFYVWLDAPIGYIATTEKWAKDTGKAASALDYWAADADTRIIHFIGKDIVYFHALFWPAVLRVANFHVPNEIKVHGHLTVNGEKMSKSRGTLVPARDYLDQLDPSYLRYFYAANLGAGVEDLDLNLKDFRNRVNGELVNNVGNLANRALSLLAGPLEKKLAPARAEGAGRALVEAALARVPEVREAFEKLEYRVAIKAITEIASAANAFLQAQAPWAQVKKDAEAARADLSDAADVAYLLAALLAPVTPRVSEKLFAQLNAPPLTFQALATAKYPLLDRTRVIGTPEPLLPRMEEERVNAIIKAPDAAASAPQPPAPQSKKEKEVEAPAAAPAVATESAAPVPPADIEFDDFLKVELRSGKVLAAEKVQKADKLLKLTVDLGEPAPRTIVSGIAEAFAPEQLVGRNVVVVANLKPRKIKGIESRGMLLSAGPGGKDLSLLDPGNVPPGSAVK